Sequence from the Deltaproteobacteria bacterium genome:
GACCGAAGAAGTACACGGCCTTCTCCTCACGGGGGGGAGCGCCTTTGGATTGGCTGCGGCCACAGGCGTGGTGCGCTGGCTGAGTGAAAATGGCTATGGCTTGGACACGAGCTGCGGCCGGGTGCCTCTGGTCCCGGGCGCGGTCATCTATGATTTGTTTTTCAACCAGTCTTTCAGGCTGCCAGATGAGGCCATGGGATACGAAGCCGCCCGTACAGCTTCCTCCGACCCGGTGAGGCAGGGCTGCGTCGGGGCTGGAACCGGCGCTACCGCAGGCAAAATGGCGGGTATTGAGCGAGCCATGAAGACCGGCCTGGGTTCGGCCGGCTTTGAGGCCGGTGGAATCAAGGTCGCCGCCCTGGTCGCGGCCAATCCTGTCGGTGATATTGTTGATCCTGACACTGGTGAAATACTGGCTGGAGTCCGCAGTCCGGACGGCCGAACCATAAGCGGGACCATGACCGCCATCAATTCCGGGCAGGGTTTCCTCGCCCCGCCGCCTTCAAATACCGTTCTTGGCGTAGTGGCTACGGAGGCCCGGCTGACCAAGCTTCAGGTCGCGCGAGCGGCCCGAATGGCCGCCTGTGGTTTTGCCCGCGCCATCCGCCCGACCAGCACGCTTCACGATGGAGACATGGTTTTTGTTCTAGCCACTGGCAA
This genomic interval carries:
- a CDS encoding P1 family peptidase yields the protein MNDKQITLTNIAGITVGHATDEANRTGCTVILCPEGAAAGMELRGMAPGSRETNLFDPLTRTEEVHGLLLTGGSAFGLAAATGVVRWLSENGYGLDTSCGRVPLVPGAVIYDLFFNQSFRLPDEAMGYEAARTASSDPVRQGCVGAGTGATAGKMAGIERAMKTGLGSAGFEAGGIKVAALVAANPVGDIVDPDTGEILAGVRSPDGRTISGTMTAINSGQGFLAPPPSNTVLGVVATEARLTKLQVARAARMAACGFARAIRPTSTLHDGDMVFVLATGKGPAVDENIIGALGAEALAQAIAAAARTATGIPGIPAYRDLVHP